Proteins encoded in a region of the Terriglobia bacterium genome:
- a CDS encoding VOC family protein: protein MTQPDKLALGRTSWGRSAGLVLFPVWILLGLLWPFSYRASQSHLKAGSDGRQGGGIAAPASPSPRPLPLSIIGVDAVGMTVADMDRSVEFYSKVLRFEKVSDVEVAGSDYEHLVGLFGVRMRVVRMKLGEEFIELTEYLAPRGRAIPEDSRSNDRWFQHIAIITNDMDRAYQWLRQNKVEHASSGPQRLPDWNKEAGGIRAFYFKDPDRHVLEILQFPPDKGDSKWHRASEALFLGIDHTAIVVIDTEASLKFYQGFLGFRVAGESENYGDEQEHLNNVFGAHLRITSLRAPSGPGIEFLEYLAPRGGRAKPADERSNDLIHWQTKLITPDTESAFRSLVPGKFKLVSSGLIALPDTKLGFRRGFLVRDPDGHVMELVEK, encoded by the coding sequence ATGACCCAGCCTGACAAACTCGCGCTTGGAAGAACGTCGTGGGGTCGTTCTGCGGGCTTGGTCCTTTTTCCTGTTTGGATCCTTCTCGGACTCTTGTGGCCATTTTCATACAGGGCCTCTCAGTCTCACCTTAAGGCGGGGAGCGACGGACGCCAAGGAGGAGGAATTGCGGCTCCCGCGAGCCCGTCTCCCCGCCCCCTCCCCCTCTCGATCATCGGCGTCGATGCCGTGGGAATGACCGTCGCCGACATGGACCGCTCGGTCGAGTTTTACTCCAAGGTTCTCCGGTTCGAAAAGGTTTCCGACGTGGAGGTCGCCGGAAGCGACTACGAACATCTCGTAGGACTGTTCGGAGTGAGGATGCGAGTCGTCCGGATGAAGTTGGGTGAAGAGTTCATCGAGTTGACTGAATATCTCGCGCCCCGGGGGCGAGCCATTCCCGAGGATTCCCGCAGCAACGACCGATGGTTCCAGCATATCGCGATCATCACGAATGACATGGACCGCGCCTATCAATGGCTGCGACAGAACAAAGTTGAACATGCCTCCTCCGGGCCCCAGCGCCTGCCTGATTGGAACAAGGAGGCCGGCGGAATTCGCGCTTTCTACTTCAAGGATCCCGACCGGCACGTGCTCGAGATTCTCCAATTCCCTCCCGACAAAGGCGATTCAAAGTGGCATCGGGCCAGTGAGGCTTTATTCCTGGGCATTGACCACACCGCCATCGTCGTTATCGACACCGAAGCAAGCCTGAAGTTCTACCAGGGATTCCTCGGGTTTCGGGTCGCCGGCGAAAGTGAGAATTATGGAGATGAGCAGGAACACCTGAACAATGTATTCGGGGCGCATCTGAGGATCACCAGCCTCCGCGCCCCCTCGGGACCGGGAATTGAGTTTCTGGAATACCTTGCACCGCGAGGCGGAAGAGCGAAACCCGCCGACGAGCGATCCAACGACCTGATTCATTGGCAGACCAAGCTGATCACCCCCGATACGGAGTCAGCCTTCCGCAGTTTGGTTCCCGGGAAATTCAAGCTAGTCTCTTCCGGGTTGATCGCCCTGCCGGACACGAAACTGGGATTCCGCCGAGGTTTCCTGGTGAGGGATCCGGACGGGCACGTGATGGAGTTGGTGGAGAAGTGA
- a CDS encoding GMC family oxidoreductase, which produces MPNDTHYDVIIIGTGAGGGTLAAKLAPSGKRVLLLERGDYVPREKDNWSSIAVNAQGKYQTKEIWRDRDGKELHPHTNYCVGGNTKFYGAALFRLRKEDFGEIRHHSGVSPAWPISYEDLEPYYTQAEHLYQVHGQRGEDPTEPAATGPFPHPPVSHEPRMQLLSDDFANLGLKPFHTPLGVMLDEKNPRTSRCIRCNTCDGYPCLVYAKSDAQVVSVDPALNHSNVTLMTNAYVSRLETSPSGREVTGVWIEHHGSKNKFSADVVVVSCGAINSAALLLRSANDKHPHGLANCSDVVGRHYMGHVNSVLMAISKCLNPTIFQKTLSVNDFYLGSKEWEFPMGHISFVGKLDRDTLKAGAPAIAPGFTLEIMANHSLDFWLTSEDLPDPENRVTVDRDGKIVLSYKVNNEEGHKRLIAKLQGVMKQQTKCSVHGHECYQGLFSHNLYVGQRIPLAGVAHQNGTIRFGRDPRTSALDANCKAHELDNLYVVDASFFPSSGAVNPGLTIMANALRVGDHLIGRLG; this is translated from the coding sequence ATGCCAAATGACACTCATTACGACGTGATCATCATCGGGACCGGCGCGGGAGGTGGGACGCTGGCTGCCAAGCTGGCTCCTTCGGGCAAGCGCGTCCTGTTACTCGAGCGCGGCGATTATGTGCCCCGTGAAAAAGACAACTGGAGTTCAATCGCGGTCAACGCTCAAGGAAAGTACCAGACCAAGGAAATCTGGCGCGACCGGGATGGGAAGGAGCTTCATCCCCACACCAATTATTGTGTTGGCGGCAACACCAAGTTTTACGGGGCCGCGCTGTTCCGCCTTCGTAAAGAAGACTTCGGAGAAATCCGCCACCACAGCGGAGTCTCTCCGGCTTGGCCCATTTCATACGAAGACCTGGAGCCTTATTACACTCAGGCCGAGCACCTCTACCAGGTTCACGGCCAGCGGGGTGAAGACCCCACCGAACCCGCGGCGACTGGCCCTTTCCCTCATCCGCCGGTCAGTCACGAGCCTCGCATGCAACTGCTGAGTGACGACTTTGCAAACCTCGGCCTCAAGCCATTCCACACTCCCTTGGGGGTCATGCTGGACGAGAAGAACCCGCGGACGAGCCGATGCATCCGCTGCAACACCTGTGACGGGTACCCTTGCCTGGTGTATGCGAAATCGGACGCGCAGGTAGTGAGTGTGGACCCTGCACTCAATCATTCCAATGTCACTCTCATGACCAATGCCTACGTTTCCCGTCTCGAGACCAGTCCTTCCGGTCGCGAGGTCACAGGCGTTTGGATCGAACACCATGGCTCGAAGAATAAATTCTCTGCCGACGTTGTGGTCGTTTCGTGTGGAGCCATCAACTCCGCGGCGCTGCTGTTGCGCTCCGCCAACGACAAGCATCCGCACGGGCTGGCCAACTGCTCCGACGTCGTCGGACGCCACTACATGGGGCACGTCAACTCTGTGCTAATGGCAATTTCAAAGTGTCTGAATCCTACGATCTTCCAGAAGACCTTGTCAGTAAATGATTTCTACCTGGGCTCCAAGGAGTGGGAATTCCCCATGGGCCACATCTCTTTTGTCGGCAAACTGGACCGGGACACCCTCAAAGCAGGGGCGCCGGCCATTGCGCCGGGTTTTACCCTTGAGATTATGGCCAACCACTCGCTCGATTTCTGGCTCACGTCCGAGGATTTGCCGGACCCGGAGAACCGCGTGACCGTGGATCGCGACGGGAAAATCGTTCTTTCCTACAAAGTGAACAATGAAGAAGGACACAAGCGGCTCATCGCCAAGCTTCAGGGCGTCATGAAGCAGCAGACCAAGTGCTCTGTCCATGGCCATGAGTGCTATCAGGGACTGTTCTCCCACAACCTCTATGTGGGTCAGCGCATTCCTCTGGCCGGTGTCGCCCACCAGAACGGGACGATCCGGTTTGGTCGGGATCCGCGGACCTCCGCGCTGGACGCCAATTGCAAGGCGCACGAACTCGACAACCTGTATGTCGTGGACGCGAGCTTCTTTCCATCGAGCGGGGCGGTCAACCCCGGGTTGACCATCATGGCCAATGCTCTGCGCGTTGGTGACCATCTGATCGGGAGATTAGGTTAA
- a CDS encoding sigma-70 family RNA polymerase sigma factor — translation MSPEKNENSVDLGTFEATALPHMNDLYRAASSILRNPTEAEDVVQETFLQAWKSFHRFETGTNCRAWLFKIMFHVIDHHRRKWYRLNLVKDEEVNLEELLVYEPPVAENITDADVLAAFKEIPAPYREVVLLSDVYEFSYKEIQDTLGIPAGTVMSRLSRGRQLLRSQLTRLTPPTCPPLSMAQAL, via the coding sequence ATGTCACCGGAAAAAAATGAAAACTCGGTCGACCTGGGAACCTTTGAAGCGACGGCCCTCCCCCATATGAATGATCTCTACCGGGCGGCGTCCTCTATTCTTCGAAACCCAACAGAAGCTGAAGATGTAGTCCAGGAAACGTTTTTACAGGCCTGGAAGTCCTTTCATCGCTTCGAGACGGGGACGAATTGCAGGGCATGGCTGTTTAAGATCATGTTTCATGTCATCGATCATCACCGCAGAAAGTGGTATCGCCTCAACCTAGTGAAGGACGAGGAAGTGAACCTTGAAGAGCTCCTGGTGTATGAGCCGCCCGTTGCCGAGAACATTACCGACGCTGATGTCCTGGCTGCATTCAAAGAGATTCCCGCGCCATATCGCGAGGTGGTCCTGCTGTCCGACGTTTACGAATTCAGCTACAAGGAAATCCAGGACACCCTCGGGATTCCTGCAGGGACGGTGATGTCGCGGCTCAGCCGTGGAAGACAATTGCTGAGAAGTCAGCTGACAAGACTCACGCCTCCCACATGCCCACCCCTCAGCATGGCCCAAGCACTCTGA